Genomic window (Rhododendron vialii isolate Sample 1 chromosome 4a, ASM3025357v1):
tataaaataagtacttattttttaagaaggtgttctggaacggggcctaacaaaaattaattttgtccaAAGTCTATATCTGATACTATTCTCATTGAGTATTTATGCCAATTCACTTTGTTTGAAATCCATTTCTATCCAAACGGAGCCTGATTGACCGATGTCCCTCTTCGATTTCAATGAGTAGAGGACATTAGCTACAAGTGAATTGCCTCTAAGAAGTGGCACGAGGTAGCATTTTTGTAGGGTATGGAAGGAATCTATTCATTGCGATGTTACTCTTGATGTGGATGGCTGGTTAGAAATTCTGTTTTTGTAATGTTACTTCAGTTAAAAGGACCTTAGGATTTAAATTTCAGAGTTTCTTTTCATTTAGGTCGGATAACTTTGGTCTAGACTAGATAGTAGGGGCTGCTATTTCAGCGGTAAAAGTTTTTTAGAGCCGCCACTTTGTGCATCTCGATCTCCGGTCCTCTTCCACCCATATCCTTATTGAATGGAGATTACATAGGTACTGTTATTGTTGCAACTCTGGCATATACTGGTGCTGATTTGCGATCAACTTTTTTTATGCATTCTCTCCCCTTTCCTGGTGTTCAAGTGTTGACTATGGAATCCAATTGAAGGCATGAACGTGCCTTTAAGTTTCTTGGTTTCCATTGAGACTCCAAATTTTCTCTTCACTTCTTGCCCTCTGCTTTATGGCTACCGCAGTTGAAGTTTAGATGCAGAAGTGGAATTACTTCTCTTACAGCAAATGGGCGGTAACTGGTAActattttgatgttttttccCTTTAGATGCACTTTTTCTGTTTGTGATTTATTCGACTGTATCATCGCTAACTATACCCACTGTTGTGCAATTTCGCAACTCGGGCACTGACTTCATATTTTACCTGGAGTGTGAATTTTCTAAATCGATGTTTCCTTAGTTACTTGTTGCGGACTTGTGAGCTGATTTGTGTTTTCATGCATCGGCGGATTGTTTGAAATTGTGGACTTCTCTTTCACATTAGTTTGTTACCTCCACTTATTGATTGTCCAGACTTCGGAGCTCCAAAATTGTTAGGTTCACATATGAATCATTTTCTGGTGCTGAGCTGGAATTTATCTGGGAAGCCAAAGTTTACCTCTTTAACTGTATATGTAGGTCCTGTTTACAATATTGCTTCACGATCCCTTTGTGATGTGAAAGCTGAGGATTATAAAGAACTGAAGATGAAAACTGACCATTATAAAGATGAAGTGCAGAAATTGCAAGATCTGGTCAATAGACTAGAGAGAAAATTGAGTGGTGGTGAGAATGTCCAAGACGATGTTAAATTCAAGAGAGAATCCAGTGTTGGTAAGAATTACCATGCCGATCTCAAATTCGAATCTCGAGTTGTGCCGTGCTTGAATTCAAATGCACACCTGGAACCAGAAGATGTGATCAGAATCTTTACGATGAAGGAATTTATTAGCGGTAGATTTATGTTTGATAATCTGGTGGTCCCTGGGGTGAAGAAATCAAGTAAAGACCCATAAATATTTGAAAGTGGTACGGAAGTATCAGGTGTGAGCAACTGATAAAGTTGTATGATGATGATTGATGGAAGTATTGTTTGGTTGTTGTTTGTGGTATGTGCGAGATTAATTGTGTTTCGGTCCGATTAATCTTGTAGGACATCGTGTATTTTGTTGTCATTCAACTACGGTTCCATCTTATCAATTGGGAATGCAGTGCTATAGTTCCTGTTCTCAGAAATAATTTGTGCTTTCAGTTTCCAAATACCTCTCGTCACAGGATAGGACAATGTTTGGTGGTTGTATGGTTGCTGACAAGAAATTGAACTTTGTCAATGAGATATGTGGTATTCTGGTGGATAGGGTGAGCATTGAAAGTTAAGTAAAtactactatattttttttgcctAGATTGTTATAGCGTGTTGTCTCAAATTCAACTCGGATTATGAGTACGAACTCTTTGTAACGTATCGAGGTCCTCTCAAGTTTCAACGCAGGAAGGGAGTTTCCATATCTCAATCGAACCCCAAGAATCAGCCTTGAAAGAGTTTGATTCAGTTTAAGCAGAGAATTTCAAGCTACAGCTACTCTTTCATTTGGATGGATGAGAGATTTACAGTTTCTGCAGCTATGCTTCAATGTTCAAACACTTCAAACAGTTCCTGAGGAACTAAAAGGTGATAGCTATTATTCTATTAACATTAGCTAAAAACACCTCCCAACTTCTGAATAACCAGTTTTTTTCAGTTCATATAAGCCCATTATCGGGTCACGCAGAAGCTACAACGAACATTTGGGAGCAAACTCGCCAAAAGTAACAATTATAAGGACTCGCCTTTACTTGTCCCTTTACTTGTACTCTCTAAACATGACCTAGTCCACAAACAGTTTACTTGTTGGGTGTTGCAATACCATCTGACATCCACTTTTAGTGTACCGTTTGCTAAACTGAATGCTCTAACGCCAAGTCTTAAGCAACTGCAACCAGGGATGGATGGAGAGGCGGATGAGCAAGAGCAATTGCCTGCTTCAAGTTTAAAAACAAAAGCCTATTCAAGGATTTGGTCAGAATATTGAGAATTATGTGGGTTTGCCTCCCAAGTTTAATACATTCGTAGCACATTATCCTATCGTCGGTGCAAGTTGCCCACTTAATAGTATAGAATCTTGCGTCCATCGTTACTGCAAGAGCCTTttgattttccattttccacctttctttcaaaaatcattctcACCCAGTGACTTGaaattttttacaaattaaacAAACACAACTTTGTGTTGTGACCATATATGAAAAAGTATCAGATAATCATACAGAGGATCAGTACAGGAGTACCATCAAAATGTTTGAAACTGTTCTTGCCAGAGAATGGAGTGTCTTTAATGCTCTTCTCTTGGCCAGAAACTCCTCAATTTCTCTTGTACTGCTTTGGGCACATTCTGCAGAAACTGAGAGTGCAAAGGACACACAAGCCACAATAGCTGCAAGAAGACGGCTCAAGAGAACATGGCTGCTAGGTAAAAGTGAGAAGAAAGAACGAATATAAAGAGAATGACAACAGGATCACTCAAATTGTAAACATCGGTATGGAAGTAATTTAGCAGAATGTGTTATGACGAAGGAATTTAGCAGAAGATAATATGTTTGACGATCCGGTGGCCGGTCCCGGGGGTTACGAAATCAAGAAAAGAACTGTAAACATCGGTATGGAAGTATCATATTCGACTTGGATGATTAGTACGAACTCTCTGTTACATATCAAGATCCTCCTCTTTTGTGAAGGTTTTTATGCCGCAAAGTGAGATTGTATCGAATGGTGATAGTTGATGGATTGATAATATCACATCTCTATCACACTGCGTAATAGCGGATGTTCGTATCAAAAAACATGCCAGAACGTAATATAAATCACCCGCCCTACGGGTGGGGCGTAAATGTAATATACACAGTGCgtcatttatattttttgagatgttTTCCTATTGAGCTATTAAACCCAGAACAATTCTTTCTAGCCGCAGTTTCTCTTTGCATTCGTTTGAACAAATTAATGTAAAACCCAAGTCTTCAACGGACCTgggggctgctgtcccggcCGGAGGGATCtcgctccggtctcgctccaacgatcggaaacgttcactttgtagagctcgtcaagttgaacaagtatttcaaaaatcagtttgatcggatatctttaagtgcctgatcgaaacacatataacttttcaataatgggttctagtagatttgattcagtgtttcGGATCTATTCTTTTCAAGACGAAAAGGTttcgatgaggcacttaatgatatccgatcgagctgtTTTTTtacatacttgttcaactcgacgagtTCTACGAAATGAACATTTTCGATCgttggagcgagaccggagcgggGCCCCCTTGACCGGGACAGCACGTTGCTGTCCCTTCAAGGGACAGTAGCCACCTTGTTAGGCCCTGTTCCAGaaaggaaataaatacttattttttaaaaagacaattttaaactcaaaaattatattcttacacaaataattttctatcaatatagatcttgtttgatagatctcattgaaatctttatactgtactaaaaaaattaaaaaaatattttcatttacgttattttaaatttaaaaactaaaataaaataagtatttattttttaaaaagatgttctTGAACGGGCCCGAGGCTCTGTtccgaaacaaaaaataagtctttattttttaagaagtcaatttcaagctcaaaaattatgggtttattaaaatctaaaaatatgcaatatggatcttgtttggaagatcttgatgagatcttttatacgatgcaaaaaaaattgaaaatttattttttatttactttatttttgaatttgaaaatatgaaataagctgtttattttttaagaagatttctggaacggagcttCTTTTTGTACCACTAACTCATCAGCGATGTGACAAATCTTGGCAAAATCTTGAGAGAATCATGAGCATAAATAACAAATCTTGAGAGTAAATAACAAAGCAACAAATACCGCCTGAAAATCTAAAAACTTCAAAAAGCTGTCATTATTTCAAGTTTtatttatatttctttttttcacgTTATGTGCGTAATTTTCACTGTTGGTTTGTGCTTGCAGTGAAGCAATCAATTCAAAAAGTAAGTCGCGTTTTTACAGCTATGCATTCAGAAAACATACCTATTGATATCcgttggaattgattttttataaagtctcataaataattattttaaagtaCATTGGTATTTATCTGTATTTTTTGTAGAGCCCAGTATAGGCCCCACACGGCATGCAGTGACCTATGCGGTGGTCCTAGCACAGTTGGAGCCAATTGCCAACTGTTCTAAATACAAAAAGCCTATGCGTGGACTTCACATGTATGTCAGAGGTTATGTTTAATACTCATATTATATTTGGAATGTTATGTAGGTAGCATAATTGCATATATGGGACCGAATCCTCTCTATTTGCTTCGGGCCAATTCGATTTATTTGATACATTCGGGTTCAAAATGTCCCAAAATTTAAAGGATAAAAAATACCTCTTTAaatttgaaccatccaaaatacttttaaacgGCTTAAATGAACTAAATGAGCTGTATTGGTCCGAAGCCAAATTTACAGGATGCAATCCGGATTTTATGGTGGACTGATAATAGTAGAGAACTTTTTGCTTCTCCACATCGATGCTTCGGCAGTGCGTTGTTTACTTTTTactctttagagagagaagcccGGTAGAAAACCCgaaaaggagagggagagggagagggagagagagagatatgggaaTACGGGATTTCATCGGCTCAACCACCGACAAACTGAGCTCGCCGGTGACGTCCGCTTGCCGGAGCTCTTACAATATCAGTCGGAGCGCCGTCACCACAGTCAATAGCGTCGTTGTGGAAAACGTCGTTCCGACTGTGAATCATTACGTGTCCGATGAAGAAGGCCGGGCAGAGATCGGCCGATTCGCGACTAGCTTCGTCAAAAACACCGCCGTCTATGGCGCACAAGAGTGTCTCAAGTGGGCTGCTGGTCTGATACATTTCCTTTCCTCTCCCTTTATCTTCTTTATTGAAAATTCCTCTCCCTATATCTATGCGTGTAAAATATACATACTTGTTTAACAATATAGCATGATCagttacttacccaaaaaaaaaataataataataataaattacaGCATGATCAATTACGTGGTTCTGGGATCAGTTGCGTTTCCTAATGAATGCGCTAACTTGTTTGGTTTTCAACAAAAAGATTGCACATCACCTACATTATTCTTTTAGTGATCAATTCAAATCCGCCGTGAAAAGCTTTCGAATCCAAATTCGTTGTTGAGATCTATATGTAGTGTATGTAGTCacaagagcccgttccagaaacttcttaaaaaataagcaacttattttatattttcaaacttaaaaataatataaaggaaaaataatttttcaattattttttgcatcgtataaaagatttcgatgagatctttcaaacaaaatttatattgcatatttttagattttaataaatttataatttttgagcttgaaattgctttcttaaaaaataaaggcttTTTCTGATTGAATCCGGATCAACCCATTCCACCTCATTTCTGATACTATAGTTTATGGCATTAACTAAGACAATAAAATGATCTTCTTTCAAAGAtctctcatcgagatcttttaaacgatgaaaaaaattaattttttatttttgtaaactcattatttttaagcttgaaaatttcaaaaaaaataagaaagtttaGTTTTTAAGAAAGTTTAGTGGAACGGAACTTGGAAAACGGAAAAGTAAACGAAAAAGTAAGCTCCATgctttcgtaattttttatacTCCACTGAATTGCCCTTGTCAGCTCATATCATGACCCTTTAAATGGAATCAcgatagggatggcaatctcggCCGACCTGTTCGAACCTGCCCCGAAAATCTCCGAACTTCGGAGATTCGTTTGGGGATAGGGTAGGGtatggagaatttttttaaaaaaattcgatCCTCTCGGCCAACCCGTTCGAACCCGCCCCATTCCCCGCCCCGAAAATCCCTGAACTTCGGGGATTCGTTTGGGGATTGGGTAGgatatggggaatttttttttaaaaatttggggaTTGGATAGGAGACGGGGATAGGTCTATCCCCGCCCCAAACCCTACCCGTCCCCGTTCGTTACCCGTCCCGCCCTGTCCCCGAATCcccgaaatatatatatatatatatatatatatatatatatatatatatatatatatttatatataaaaataaataaatatatactatattatatatacCCCTTcagtagtattttattttgttggcttttttaattttgtttgtggAGTTTTGTTGGTTCCTAACTTCCTGGCCAACCGACAACCGTTACTAGTACAGTTTCCTCAGCCCTTTTCCccggaaaaaaaatacaaaacaatccAAGTTCTTTCGGCTTTCACATGCTAGTATATGCTGTTAGGTGCTGAAATTGTGAAATACAGGTGTCCGAATTCCGAATTCCGAATTCCCGAATCCCCGTTTTGGATCCCCGTTTGGGTCGgggatggaggaaaaaaacaaatcctCATTGGGGATCAGGTCGGGGATGGGGTAGGGGTGGAGGTAGTACCCCCGTCCCCGACCcgtccccattgccatccctaaatcACGACCTTGGTATATCCATTTGTTTGTTACACGTGGCTTGTGGATAGTGGTGGAAGATGGGAGCAGTGTGGGACCGAATGGGGTTGGATGGGTTTTGGGCCATTGATTGGTTACTTTGATAAGACGAAGAGTGATGGAAGAGTTTTTGGGCTGTAGGTGATAATTTGCCAGCGACGGAAAAGGCATTGGAGTTTACAGGTTCGTTGAGATAGGCCGGCACTCACGAGTGATTATTGGCAGATGCGTCTTTTAATTCCAACCTatattgaacccattttcaGCCCGTTTAAACCCATGTAAGTATGGGTTTATATGGGTTCAAtccatatcaacccattatGTAATATGGGCGGATTGGACGGgtttaaaaaatatgggttgtGATTGCCACCTCTAGGTGTGCGTAAGCTGGTCCTGACAcgtgagttataaaaaaaagttcggAAAAGACAGTCTTTTAGTGCCTTCTGCATCGTCTTATATAAACTTTCTCCAATTTTTGTCTCCATTTTCGTACTTTCAACTATTCTCGTTGTTGAGATGAACgtgtgagaaaaaaaatttatgaagaaaatttgaaaaagtaaCTAAAAGTTACATAATACCGAACATCgtctttaataaaaaataattttgtccaaAGTCTATATCTGATACTATTCTCATTGAGTATTTATGCCAATTCACTTTGTTTGAAATCCATTTCTATCCAAACAGAGCCTGATTGACCGATGTTACTCTTGATGTGGATGGCTGGTTGGAATTATGTTTTTGTAATGTTACATCAGTTAGAGAGAGACCTTAGGATTTAAATTTCAGAGTTTC
Coding sequences:
- the LOC131323316 gene encoding uncharacterized protein LOC131323316 isoform X2, with amino-acid sequence MGIRDFISSTTDKLSSPVTAACRSSYNISRGAVTTVNSVVMENVVPTVNYYVSDEEGRAVIGRFATSFVKNTAVYGAQECLKWATGPVYNIASRSLCDMKTDHYKDEVQKLQDLVNRLERKLSGGENVQDDVKFKRESSVGKNYHADLKFESRVVPCLNSNAHLEPEDVIRIFTMKEFISGRFMFDNLVVPGVKKSSKDP
- the LOC131323315 gene encoding uncharacterized protein LOC131323315 isoform X1, encoding MLRQCVVYFLLFRERSPVENPKRRGRGRGRERDMGIRDFIGSTTDKLSSPVTSACRSSYNISRSAVTTVNSVVVENVVPTVNHYVSDEEGRAEIGRFATSFVKNTAVYGAQECLKWAAGPVYNIASRSLRDVKTEDYKDEVQKLQAKVDRLERKLSGAENVHDDVKFERESSVGKNYHADLKFESRVVPGLNSNAHLEPDDMIRNFMLKELISGRFMFDNPMVPGVKKSRKDP
- the LOC131323316 gene encoding uncharacterized protein LOC131323316 isoform X1, translating into MGIRDFISSTTDKLSSPVTAACRSSYNISRGAVTTVNSVVMENVVPTVNYYVSDEEGRAVIGRFATSFVKNTAVYGAQECLKWATGPVYNIASRSLCDVKAEDYKELKMKTDHYKDEVQKLQDLVNRLERKLSGGENVQDDVKFKRESSVGKNYHADLKFESRVVPCLNSNAHLEPEDVIRIFTMKEFISGRFMFDNLVVPGVKKSSKDP